The sequence below is a genomic window from Vibrio navarrensis.
CGGTACAAATCGTCAATGCTTTTGCGCCGTATTCCGCAGCAACGCCGTAGATGCCCGCCGCTTCCATTTCTACGCCGACAATGCCGTATTTGTCCATCACGTCGAACATGTCTGGATCTGGTGTGTAGAACAGTTCAGCAGAGAATAGGTTACCCACTTTTACATCGATACCACGCGCTTTCGCTGCTTCTTCAGCGGCTTTGACCATTTTGTAATCCGCGATAGCGGCAAAGTCATGACCTTTGAAGCGGATGCGGTTCACTTTGGAATCCGTACACGCGCCCATGCCGATCACCACATCACGCACTTTGATCGCTTCGCTCACTGCGCCACAGCTACCTACGCGAATGATTTTCTTCACGCCGTAGTCTTTGATAAGTTCAGTCGCATAAATAGAGCAAGATGGGATGCCCATACCATGACCCATAACCGATACCTTACGACCTTTGTAAGTACCAGTGAAACCGAACATATTACGTACATCACACACTTGAACCACGTCTTCTAGAAACGTCTCTGCGATGTATTTTGCACGTAGTGGGTCACCAGGCATCAGAACGACGTCTGCAAAATCACCCATTTCAGCATTAATATGCGGAGTTGCCATGTTTTTGTTTCCTTGTTTTTC
It includes:
- the deoD gene encoding purine-nucleoside phosphorylase, whose amino-acid sequence is MATPHINAEMGDFADVVLMPGDPLRAKYIAETFLEDVVQVCDVRNMFGFTGTYKGRKVSVMGHGMGIPSCSIYATELIKDYGVKKIIRVGSCGAVSEAIKVRDVVIGMGACTDSKVNRIRFKGHDFAAIADYKMVKAAEEAAKARGIDVKVGNLFSAELFYTPDPDMFDVMDKYGIVGVEMEAAGIYGVAAEYGAKALTICTVSDHIKTGEQTTSEERQNTFNDMMIIALDSVLLGDAE